The Oncorhynchus nerka isolate Pitt River linkage group LG13, Oner_Uvic_2.0, whole genome shotgun sequence sequence tgtttgtaagcttgtgtagtctaaaatgaatctatgatcgtatgctatccatttattgtttgtatgctgttctttgtatgctattttaatatttgataattaaccaatgatattaggccactcttggccatgattacagacacctgtgtttttgacactatataaacgagtcatcccgcagtgtttgtgatcataccctgatgaagacagcttggctgtcgaaacattggtaattacatttttgcatctgagctcctagagtgtgcggctctcttttattttcaagaagccttttggacctagacttagctctccggtactgcttgccgtgcggtagcagagagaagagtctatgactagggtggctggagtctttgataatttttagggccttccactgacaccgcctagtatagaggtcctggatggcaggaagcttggccccagtgatgtactgggccatacgcactaccctctgtatggAATCCAAGGACAATCAATGTTAATGATTTTTGTTGGGTCTGTGTTTAACTGGTTTCTCtcttatgtctcctcctctgttgtgtGGTTGGTCAGGGATTTGAGTGTGGACGCGGGGctccctcctcctcagtaccaCGTCCGCCCACTGCCCCAGCACTACCATCACTACCTGACATCTCCCAGGATGCATCACTTCCCCAGGAGCAATGCCTCCACCCAAGTGGTGAGATCATCACAACTCTTTTTGCCATAATATTTAAATGAACAGAATGTACATTTACAATTAAAGCGATGTTCAATGATCTGTGCAATCATGGCATCCATATTTGTTGTACCACCCGTAGTGTTTGATTTGGTCTTTACACCATAGATCATTGTAGAGACTGGGTTTAGGGATGGCTGGCATCTGTATGAAATTCAGATGTTTTCTCAGAGTTGAGGAGAAGGTATCCAGATTACTcccttactgtctctctgtatgttctCTCTAGGTTGTCCATGAGATCAGAAACTACCCGTATCCTCAGTTACACCTGCTGGCCCTGCAGGGCCTCAACCCCTCCCGCCATGCATCAGCTGTGAGAGAGAGCTATGAGGTACTGTTATACCAGTCACACGGCTAACTCCAGTCAACCCTGTCACACTCTcaccccgacacacacacacacactctggtaatCACACGGCTGTCCTCACgcctctgtccctgcctccaaTGCTGTAGACAGCCTCATGTGGGACTGCTCCTCTCTTTTCCACAAGTTCTGTTTTCCAGATGCTTCTGAATCGAAAAGCTATTGTTTTATTTTGCTTTGTTCTTTTGTTGTTTTTATCAGACTGAAATAAGAGCCAGTATAAATGAAGTGTCTTGAGGTAGAGACAAATGCTTGTTCCAGATGTTTAACAGTCTTCCCACATGTGTTGCCTGTAGGAGCTACTGCAGCTGGAGGACAGGTTGGGCAGTGTGAACCGAGGGGCTGTCCAGACCACTATTGAAAGGTTTACCTACCCTCACAAATACAAGAAGGTAAGAATATGCCCTCAGGTTGTGTCTGTAACGGATGTACCGAGGCAGAACAGTGAATAAAGCACAATAGAACAGAATGACACGGACGAACACTGCCGTCTCATTTTAGGTCATTGTTAGCCAAAAATCTCTCCAAGGAATCCTGTCCCCTTGCAGTCCAAATGGACTTATTTACACAACAGTCAGATGGTTTGGAGTGTACCCAATTTAAGACCACAGATGACTCCTCTTGCAGGTGAAAGGACAAATTATTATAAAGCTGTGTGAGTCTTGTGAGAATTATTTGAATATACTGAAGGAATCATAGGCATGCATGACATTTTAGTGAATTATTGAGACTGGAACCTGAGTTAAATTTGAAAATATGCATATtgctttttgtaaaaaaaaaaaaaaaaggtatattTTATTTTCCAGAGGATAACTCAGGACCTGAAGCTCGGGCTGGTGGATGAGGAACTGGATACAGATGAGAAGTGTACCATCTGTCTATCAATgctggaggatggagaggatgtcAGGTTGGTCTAGTCACAATGCTAATGACAATGTTATTGTCATGGTAATTTTGGTGCCAaaacagactacagtttgcagaTCTCTGTATCTATGGTAATTCATATTAACactcttcatcctcttcctccaccaccaGGAGATTACCCTGCATGCACCTCTTCCACCAGGCGTGTGTGGACCAGTGGCTGGCCACCAGTAGGAAATGCCCCATATGCAGGGTGGACATTGAGACCCAGCTGGCACCAGACAGCTGATGCCTCCTTTCCCTGCCCCCATCTTGTGAAACCCCACCTCATCCCTAGGGGGAGCTCTGCCAAACGTCCCCCTTCCCATCTGCATCACATATGAGCCTGCCTTCTGAGCCAGCTGAGGAAGACAATGAGCgggaggggaggtgagagggattAACAAAGCACACTGATCCAAACAATAGAGAAACAAAAGAGgccgatggatggatggatggatggatgaagaagAGAGGCAGAAGGGTGCCAGAATGTATGGACAGATTTACAGGGCCTTGATGAGTCTCCATCAGGGTTTTGCACCGTAGCATTAGCTTCTCCATACACTCAGAGATGAGATCCTCCATTAAACCACCTAGCGagcgtgtgtgttgtgttgttgggtTTATATATGTGTACTGGTCTCACTCCCTCTTGATGAAACCCAAAATGCTGAGCTCTAGCTACAGCACATCTGTGCGAAACATGACAAGATATGAAATCAGCAGTGGGATGTTTCTTGAAATGAGCTTCTGTGGCCTAATGCATATGGTGTTATGGAGTGTAGTAGTCTTGTTATTGATCACCAGTATTTAACAGGGTGACAGTGTGGTGTAGCAAGCAAAAATCCCACTTTAAGAAATAAGGTGGGAAAAAATACAAAAT is a genomic window containing:
- the LOC115140302 gene encoding E3 ubiquitin-protein ligase ARK2C-like isoform X2 → MVLVHVGYLVLPVFGSVRNRGSHFNRQQQQHSHATSCRHFQLGPQAQLPIDFPMPHPGQPQSGINPHLAPPGHQHSPQLHPPLNPLPSTPQFQDISAPPFLPQALHQQYLLQQQILETQHRRIMPPSSRHQPHRLRPGYEFAPALHIPPQPAAQQPRYLAEGTDWDLSVDAGLPPPQYHVRPLPQHYHHYLTSPRMHHFPRSNASTQVVVHEIRNYPYPQLHLLALQGLNPSRHASAVRESYEELLQLEDRLGSVNRGAVQTTIERFTYPHKYKKRITQDLKLGLVDEELDTDEKCTICLSMLEDGEDVRRLPCMHLFHQACVDQWLATSRKCPICRVDIETQLAPDS
- the LOC115140302 gene encoding E3 ubiquitin-protein ligase ARK2C-like isoform X1, encoding MPHPGQPQSGINPHLAPPGHQHSPQLHPPLNPLPSTPQFQDISAPPFLPQALHQQYLLQQQILETQHRRIMPPSRHQPHRLRPGYEFAPALHIPPQPAAQQPRYLAEGTDWDLSVDAGLPPPQYHVRPLPQHYHHYLTSPRMHHFPRSNASTQVVVHEIRNYPYPQLHLLALQGLNPSRHASAVRESYEELLQLEDRLGSVNRGAVQTTIERFTYPHKYKKRITQDLKLGLVDEELDTDEKCTICLSMLEDGEDVRRLPCMHLFHQACVDQWLATSRKCPICRVDIETQLAPDS